DNA sequence from the Streptomyces cinnabarinus genome:
TTCTCGGTTCCCTGTTCTCGGTTCCCTACAGCCTGCTTCTCGGTTCCTTACAGCCTGCGCAGCCAGTCGTCGGCGACGCCGTGCAGGGCCTGCTCGTCGGGCTGGAGCCGGGAGTCGTCCAGCCGGTGGGTGAGCCGGTCGACGACGGCGACCACGCCGTCCGTCTGACGGGTCATCGAGACGGCGATCTCCGTCTCGCTCTTGCGTTCCAACTGCCCGGAGAGCGTGACCACGCCCTCGGTGACCGCGACGTCCACGGCGCGCGGGGTGAGCCACAGGGTCCGCACCAGCACCTCGTCGATGACCTCGGCGCGGATTTCCCCGTCCGGCCGCAGAAAGACCTTCAGCAGGTCGCGGCGGGTGACGATGCCGACGAGCCGGTTCTCCTCGTCGAGGACGGGCAGCCGCTCCACACGGTGCTGGGCCATGGTCCGGGCGGCCTCGACGATGGTGTCGTCGGCGTGCACGGTGATCGGCGGTTCGGTCATCAGCCCGCCGGCGGTGCGGGCCCTGGCCTTGGCGGCCCGGGACCGGCCCTGCCGGGTCAGGCCCGCGAACCACGGACGCTTCCGCGGCTCGTAGGGGTCGGGCGTCTCGGCCTGCCGGACGAGCAGGTCGGTCTCGGAGATGACGCCGATGACCTGTTCGTCCTGGTCCACCACCGGCAGTCCGCTGATGCGGTGCTCACCGAGCAGCCGGGCCACTTCCTTGAACGGCGTGCCGTACTCGGCGCGGACGACCTCCGTGGTCATGACGGAGCCGACCTTGTTGTGCCTCATGGCTTTCCCTCCCTAGCGGAGCCTGCGCAGATAGGGGTCCTGGAGCCTGCGGGGCAGCAGGCGCACGCGCGCGTCGAGGACGGAGACTCCGCCCGGCGTCGCGAGAACGGGGTTGAAGTCGGCCTCGGCGAGCTGCGGCAGATCGCTCGCCATCCGGGACAGCCGCAGCAGCAGCCGCTCCAGGCCGGCGAGGTCGACGGGTCCGCCGCCCTGCGCGCCGAACAGCAGCGGGGCGCAGCGCGGGGCCGTGATCAGGTCGTGCACGTCGTGGTCGGTGAGCGGGGCCAGCCGGGCGGCGTGGTCGGCGAGCACCTCGGTGGCGGTGCCGCCGAGTCCGAACAGGACCAGGGGCCCGAAGACCTCGTCCTGGACGACTCCGGCGAACAGTTCGGTGCCGCGCGCGGCGAGCGGCTGCACGACCACACCGGTCAGCAGTCCGGCGAACCGGGTCTCCAGATCACGGAAGGCGGCGCGCACCTGGTGGTCGCCCCGGAGGTCGAGGTGGACGGCGCGCTGGGCGCTCTTGTGCAGCAGACCCGGCCAGTGCCCCTTCATGACGACCCGGCCGTCGGCGCCGCGCAGCCGGTCGGCGGCGAGGACTGCCTCGTCCTCGGTCTCGGCCCAGGCCCAGGGCAGTTGGGGGATGCCGTAGCAGTCGAGCAGTGCGGCGCACACCCGGGGGTCGAGCCAGCCGCCGTCCGGGTGGGCGTCGAGGTAGGTGTCGACCACGGCCTGGGCCCGCGCGGTGTCGATGCCGTCGAGATCGGGGACGGTTCCGGCGGGCCGGGCCAGCCAGGCCGCGCGGTGGGCGGCGTGGGCCAGGGCGCGGGCCGCCGCCTGGGGTTCGGCGTAGGCCGGTACGGTGCCGCCACCCTCGGTGGGCAACAGCTCGACGGGCAGGCCCTGTTCGAGGCGTACCGCGACGACCGGCTTCGGGCGGGTCCCGGCGCGGGTCAGGGCCCGCACCAGGTCGTCGCCGGTCGCCACGGCGACCGCGGTCGGCACCAGGGCCACCAGGACGGCGTCGACGCCGCCGTACCGCACGATCCGGTCCACGCACGCCGTGAGCTGCTCCTCCGAGACGGCGG
Encoded proteins:
- a CDS encoding CBS domain-containing protein encodes the protein MRHNKVGSVMTTEVVRAEYGTPFKEVARLLGEHRISGLPVVDQDEQVIGVISETDLLVRQAETPDPYEPRKRPWFAGLTRQGRSRAAKARARTAGGLMTEPPITVHADDTIVEAARTMAQHRVERLPVLDEENRLVGIVTRRDLLKVFLRPDGEIRAEVIDEVLVRTLWLTPRAVDVAVTEGVVTLSGQLERKSETEIAVSMTRQTDGVVAVVDRLTHRLDDSRLQPDEQALHGVADDWLRRL